The genomic DNA tTCTCTGTTGTTTGGACGAGGTGTCTCTGACTCTCACCTCTGCGCAagcgtctgtctccgtttccccacGTGCTCTGTGCTTGACAAAAGCGCCTGTCcatgcagcgaagaaagaaactgTTTAGGTCGcggttttcttcctgcctctttcgcTGTGTGCGCATCCCTCTCTGGACTGCTCAAATCGTGAAGGCTTTTGTCTATGTCTGTGGCCTTCGTGGTTTTCCTGCGCAGACGGTGAGGCATGGTCTCTCCTGTGGGGcggggtgtctccttttccacatgcctgcgtctctcgctgtgttttcgccttttcgcgACATCAAACGGAGGCATCGAAAGGGCGACAGACACCCGGTCTCTACATGCAATCGCGTCGCCATTTCTGCTTCCAGCTGAACAGCCGGAAAGAGTTTCGGGTCTCAGGCTGGCGACACGACCAGGCATCTCTTCGTCTAAGATGCGTGGATCGttgcacgagagagaggcactgCGTCTCACAAAAGACGCCAGTACCTGGCCTCGGCCATCGTGTCTGGGCTCTACGAGTCTCGTCCTCCAACACCAGATGATTTTTTACGTCAgcagaacggagacaaaagtgtctctcttttgggTTCTTAGACCTCAGCGAGGCAAAGGGGGGGGAGTGTCGGCCTTCTCACAGAAAACCTGAGGATTTCATGTGCGAGATTGCTCACAGAGACGTCCTGAGTTAGGGTGAGAACTGAGGCGCGCCTCTGTTCTCAGGCAATCTTCAAGTGGTGAAAGAAAACGGCTACTACGGTCATTCGAGGTAGAGAATGCGAAATTGCACACGAGACGAATCTCCacgttctctccgtcgtttaGATATATAATATATAGGTATTCAGACATGTATACGCAAGTATATAGATACGTATGTGCAAACATCGATACCTACTTGTATACAAATGCGCATCGATAGATACTGATGTTCACCCTTTTCTGTTGTGCAAATATTCCCCGATAGATCCATATACATAGGGTAGATCGACGGGTCACGTAGGAAATCGGCTTCGGTATAGGCGTGAAACATATGACTTCCTCTCTGCATTACAATTTTGAGATCTGAGGGCCAGGGCTGCGAACTGTGAGGATGCCTTTTTCGAGGCACACTTGGTCATCTTTGGTTCTGTTGACCACGTTGAAGAGAACCGCACTCTCGTTCCCTGCATTTTCTTCCGCGTCAGAAATCCACATCTGAACACGGAGCTCGTCGCCGGGTGTCACGGCTGCGGAGAAGCGTCCGGACACCGAAGCCACGCGATCAGGGTCGTTCTCCAACAAAGTCTGAATGATCGCTGGAAagggcagaaaaggaaggaaccAGCGGGTGAAAAAGGGCATCACCTTCCCTAAGGGACGCTGGAAagggcagaaaaggaaggaaccAGCAGGTGAAAAAGGGCATCACCTTCCCTAAGGGACGGTGAAAAAGACACcacacaggaagaaaaactACTAGAGACCACATACACTGGCCCTCGGGCTTTCAAACCTCCGCAGCGATTCAACTGCTCCAAAATGCTCTCGACCTtgcacgaaaaaagaagacgatTGACATCCACACAAGCAAAGAACTCTCCGCTCTCAGTGGGGGTGTCTATTCTCTTTTGTAGCTTCCATTCTACTCCCtatgcatataaatacatataaatacatatatatatatatatatatgtccatTCATATTTGCGTGCAATCGCGGTTTGTAGCTGAGTCAGAAGCACCTTTTTGGGGAGTCACTCAtcgacgcagagacaagTTTAGGCTTTGAAGAAGACAGTTTTGAACTTTTTTGGCTTGCCTCGAGTTGCGATGCCGAAGGTGCAGAGGCCGTGGAGAATGGGTCGCTTGAAGCCGCCTAAGGCAGCCATTTGGCGATCGACCTACAGAAGGCagtagagagagaagaaagtgaaaagTGAGGCAAAGGAGATCTTCTCGACAGAGCCTTTTCTCCGGACATGCGCACTCCTCGTCCAACAAGAAGGCTCCCGTTGTACGGATCTCGTTCACACCGATACATTCAGATTTCTGTGTAGACGTTTTTTACATAGATATTGCTGTATACTGTGTATTCGGAGTAGACCTGCgtatctatacatatacatatatatatatatatatatttacgtatacatgtgtgGGCATGTTTTACGTCTGTGCGGGTTAGCACGGTTTCCCGTATTGAGGCGTTTGCCTATTTTGGGCACAACGTGGAAGAATgtgcagcgagagaggccagaaTTCGACAAATATTCTTGCCTACATGAAGGGGGTTTGTGTCCCCGCTTAGACGATAAAGGAGAGCGAGATTTTCGGGTGTCTTGATGTCAAACACTTTTGAAGGTGGGCCTtggaaggagacactcgacTTCTGGCGCTTCGCTCGACTTCGCGGGTCTTCTGCGCTGCGTTTATCTGTCGCACTCGAAGGCTGATCCGTCGCTGACGAGAAATTCCCTACAGCCCCacagggaaggcgcgaaagaagagTTGCCAGAAAGAAtcaaggaaaggagagaaaggcagaagggaaaaaggggaGGAATATACAACGGGAAGGGTCGCAGCTCCCTGCCGCACAGTTCGCAACGGCTCTGACAGAACAGAAGGGAAGATCCATTCGTAGCAACTGCGCAAAGCTACAAAGCAACTGTTTACCTCGCACAATCGGGCACGTAGTATAGACCTCGATTATCTTCAAAAGAGTAAATAGACTTAGATGAATATTCTCAAGCGCAAGGTCCAGCAACGTACTGCTACAAGCTTCTCTCatcaaacatatatatatatatatatatatatatatgattgaCATCTATGGACACCTTAAAtgcatctatctatctgtatatatatatatatatatatatatatatatatatatatgtacctcTACGGACGCCTCTTGATCCATCTCTATGCATTAGCATTTAAATACAAATATTTGAGTGTAGGCGTATCTCGAGGCAGCAAGTTACTTACCAAGTCCACGGATGAACAGCATGGATTCGTTTCGGCAGATCAGAGCTCCAGTTTTCTCACACGTGCTGTCGGAGGCGACCGTAACCAAGGCACCCGACTGGTGTgacgagggacagaagacggTTCAGAAAAAAGGAGCAAAATACCTTTAAGAacaaggaaggaaaagaagaaataAAGTGTCCTCCGCGTTGGAAAAGATGTATCGACTCTCAATCGGCACAGCTGCCTCTCCTGTCGATCGACCTACATATACCTATCGTCGTCGCTCTACCTAGCCTGAGTACATCTAGGCGCTCGTGTGCATgccctatatatatatatatatatatccagtTTAGATCTGGTTTCTTGTACCCCTTGGCAGTGTAGcactttcttctgtgtcgctcttCATATCCAACAGTTGTTTTCGGAGTGTCGATCCCCCTATCGTATGTAGCTCTCGAGTTGCgatctgcctctctgttgtccatcttccttctccctgtaTTGCTGTGCAACTCTCGAAGGTCGCAAGCGCCTGTACACTTTTTGTGTGATGTTCCTACTTTCTTGTCTTCGACGTCGCTGATAATTGAGCGATGGATCATTCGAGGTATCTTCTCTGCCAGCGGCCGGAAGAGTGTCACTTTCTGCTGGCCATGCAGAAGCATCATGGGGTTAAACTCCGGCAACCCTGCAGCAGCAAAATCCAGCGGACGGGAGAGTCGGCGCCAGGATGCTCTTTTTCCTTGGAAACTCCGCCAAGAGTCGCGTAgagcagatgcatgcgttaCACGACATAATTACCGTACGCATGTGGCTATTTATACACATACCCAGGCACAAGGGGTGCACGCCCGTGTGTATCAGAAGACACATATTTCGACATTTCCACTTGAACCGGCTCAATGTGCATTGCATGTCTAGACGCTGGGACTGCACCCCAAAAATCCGCGAAAAActcgcgtttttttgtgcTCTTCTGTCCCTAGACCGTGTGTACCAGGACAGCTTTGCAGCCCCTCCAGCAAGAGTTcaaaggagggaaaagtAGTGGCAAAAGAAGGAATAACTTTGAAACCGTCGCCATGTTGCTCGTAGGTGTAGGCGAGGTCTATGTCGTTTAACGGATCCTACGAAAACAGACACCAGCGAAGAAAACTTCGAGGGTGGGCGGATGGCCAAGGTCAAGCTAAAGAGGAAGGGGTACAGAAaatgcagaagaagagagcgaaaagcaaAGCAGCGGAAACCAAACTCGAACAGAGTGCTCGCGAGTTTGTTGGCCGACGTCGTGCCGAAAGGAATTGCAAAACGAAACACAACAGGAAAGCAACGGCGACAAACGAAACTGACGGCACAAGGGAGCCGACACCAACGACAACCACGGAAAGGGACAACgggaaaaagtggaaacCAACGGTGGCGTGTCAATTACACACTTCTCTCCCATCTGCGTAGACGCAGACCATCCGACACGTCGTaaattcatatatatatatatatatatatacaaagatatatatatgcgcgtCTGCATCTTTCCCTTTGTGCCTATGTATAGAGCGAGTGGTATGGGCGACAGAAACAGGCTTATGTGGCTATCTTTCCCGGGAGAGTGACGTTTTTTCCAAcatctgttttttttcttcacCGCCGGGCGGTTCCAGAGCTCACCTGACTACAACCAACACCTAGGGCGTAGATGATCGAGTCTCTGGGCGTGTGAGAGGTCCTGCTCTCTCCCAAAACATGGCCGACGCATTTGTCGCGAATCACCTGCGTATTAACGGCCCGAATCAAAGGCACGGCTCTCGGAAGTCGAGCACTTGTCCTCGGCGCGGAACTCTTACCAGGTCGCACGCTGCGGGAGGGAACTCATCTCGTGTGCTCTTTC from Neospora caninum Liverpool complete genome, chromosome VIII includes the following:
- a CDS encoding putative peroxisomal multifunctional enzyme, whose amino-acid sequence is MKPQKVIRDKCVGHVLGESRTSHTPRDSIIYALGVGCSQDPLNDIDLAYTYEQHGDGFKVIPSFATTFPSFELLLEGLQSCPGLPEFNPMMLLHGQQKVTLFRPLAEKIPRMIHRSIISDVEDKKSGALVTVASDSTCEKTGALICRNESMLFIRGLATDQPSSATDKRSAEDPRSRAKRQKSSVSFQGPPSKVFDIKTPENLALLYRLSGDTNPLHVDRQMAALGGFKRPILHGLCTFGIATRAIIQTLLENDPDRVASVSGRFSAAVTPGDELRVQMWISDAEENAGNESAVLFNVVNRTKDDQVCLEKGILTVRSPGPQISKL